Proteins found in one Schistocerca gregaria isolate iqSchGreg1 unplaced genomic scaffold, iqSchGreg1.2 ptg000963l, whole genome shotgun sequence genomic segment:
- the LOC126326051 gene encoding uncharacterized protein LOC126326051 yields MRSAFSFSVLTNKKRHLFFRRHSSSNDLERPAMLDDGTRTTRVLEKEGEFPDPKFVDFRSYHVIPKWLSRQLSSVSIDKPTPVQRATIPAVFQGKNVVGIARTGQGKTLCFAVPIFSDVAMDPGAFRALILAPTRELVLQIAEEFYLLGDRMKIRTQAIIGGLEQNEQTKILETKPHILIATPGRLAQIISNGATAVHLVSFRRIKYLVLDEADRLLEPDFSEDLKTILAHVPPERQTLLFSATMTLNIEKLVSVGQDAKELYVYQETGYVEKKQCDSEFSKVSVDGKPMWSVPSTLTMEYIFIPQVTKECYLVYLLHKYSHLTGIIIFVPSCEACEVLAGLIEHSKVPLTVSRLNRFMKQKERISALTGFKSGTNKILIATDLASRGLDIPLAQLVIHMNVPNSAEDYVHRVGRTARKGRHGNSILLIDQYQVESFLRIEKQIAQPVTELKLEEQEVLRYMNEAVTARELGRSKLEDEGFFEKIRHWASIRRANKRRKRASESVQSDFKRNKQ; encoded by the coding sequence ATGCGAAGCGCGTTTTCTTTTTCTGTACTGACAAATAAAAagagacatttattttttcggcggCACTCGAGCTCTAATGACCTTGAGAGACCAGCGATGCTTGATGATGGGACGCGGACGACCAGAGTACTTGAAAAAGAAGGTGAATTCCCAGATCCGAAATTTGTAGACTTCAGGTCGTATCATGTGATTCCGAAATGGCTTTCTAGGCAGCTTTCTAGCGTTAGCATTGACAAGCCGACTCCCGTCCAACGTGCGACTATTCCTGCGGTTTTTCAGGGGAAGAATGTTGTGGGTATCGCGCGTACTGGCCAGGGTAAAACGCTATGCTTTGCCGTTCCAATTTTTTCGGACGTGGCTATGGATCCAGGAGCCTTTCGCGCCCTGATCCTAGCGCCTACGCGCGAACTGGTGCTGCAAATAGCCGAGGAGTTTTACCTGCTTGGCGATCGCATGAAAATTAGGACACAGGCCATCATTGGCGGACTCGAGCAAAACGAACAAACTAAAATATTAGAAACCAAGCCACATATTTTGATAGCTACACCTGGACGCCTCGCGCAGATTATCAGCAATGGCGCGACGGCAGTGCACTTAGTTTCGTTCAGGAGAATCAAATATTTGGTGTTGGACGAAGCCGACAGGTTGTTAGAGCCGGATTTCAGCGAGGACTTGAAGACTATTTTGGCGCACGTCCCACCAGAGCGACAGACCTTATTGTTCTCCGCGACAATGACCCTGAATATAGAAAAGTTAGTGTCTGTTGGTCAAGATGCAAAGGAACTTTATGTCTATCAAGAAACGGGCTATGTTGAAAAAAAACAATGTGATTCAGAATTCTCTAAAGTTTCCGTCGATGGCAAACCGATGTGGTCAGTACCGTCGACACTCACCATGGAATACATCTTCATTCCGCAGGTCACGAAAGAGTGCTATTTGGTGTATTTGCTTCACAAATACAGCCATCTCACCGGAATCATCATTTTTGTGCCGTCATGCGAGGCGTGCGAGGTTTTGGCCGGCTTGATTGAGCATTCGAAGGTGCCGTTGACGGTCTCTAGGTTGAACCGCTTCATGAAGCAGAAGGAGAGGATATCGGCGCTCACAGGTTTTAAATCgggaacaaacaaaattttgatagCAACGGACCTGGCGTCCAGGGGCCTAGACATCCCTTTGGCTCAACTTGTCATCCACATGAATGTTCCCAATAGCGCCGAGGATTACGTACACCGGGTGGGAAGGACGGCAAGAAAGGGGAGGCACGGCAATTCAATTTTACTAATTGATCAGTATCAAGTGGAATCGTTTTTGCGCATTGAAAAGCAAATTGCCCAGCCCGTGACAGAGCTCAAGCTAGAAGAGCAAGAGGTGCTGCGCTACATGAACGAGGCCGTCACGGCGAGGGAATTGGGGAGATCAAAACTGGAAGACGAGGGATTTTTTGAAAAAATTCGACATTGGGCCTCGATTCGCAGggcgaacaaaagaagaaaacgcgCATCAGAAAGCGTGCAGAGCGATTTTAAAAGGAATAAACAATGA
- the LOC126326048 gene encoding RNA polymerase-associated protein RTF1 homolog isoform X2, whose protein sequence is MERYKNHALDEDYKPEFKKRKRGQWQRETDVVCDEEEEDSVEEGSDVVSSSLESVVDGSEISDDEQDSYDSDLYIDERDREELARLPESQREEVLFERSERRKQIRERNALKSKLRMQLQKERRGMTEASGYASTRHAREAERSGEKRQQDALSELKVLREKKMVKSGLSRGLTRQGSAPEGAEVEREVVGGCDVGGGRRDTRKDVAEKDAKEVEFVVRDETTYQDICRITIRRNTLLKWIGEPYWDRTVRGVLVRACVGQSASGGIYRLAEVVDYHEQENLKYVLDGKEYSMKLSLTIGDATRDFTLEYISNYLPSETEYQDWKRLVLNQKLLLPTKESMKRIYANIEAARNYVHTCEDVDRKVAENNAKLRREGRNLAVYSPILRKNTLLMLKCAQARQDHANIARLEAELRELDELRAAEQKRSVIATANAQVILSINQKNRGKNTAIRRSYVPESTVLETELNPFARRPTYSSVFIARQTKPLIETKENATGGNAEEEVLPEAASPTSPPQQPLEDDWRSSVDVDLKLDLDSQQLAPVNTLVASTSFSEEKPADSSPAAAKQSYGTAEEVLRVEAQIPAPRPVPGRVVSLTDYLRQKKQT, encoded by the exons ATGGAA AGGTACAAGAACCATGCCTTGGACGAGGATTACAAGCCGGAGTTCAAGAAAAGAAAGCGGGGGCAATGGCAGAGGGAGACAGA CGTCGTTTGCGACGAGGAGGAAGAGGATAGTGTGGAGGAGGGGTCCGATGTGGTGTCGTCTTCGCTGGAGAGTGTGGTGGATGGGAGCGAGATTTCGGACGACGAGCAGGACTCGTACGACAGCGATTTATACATTGACGAGAGGGATCGGGAGGAGCTGGCGAGGCTTCCGGAGTCTCAGCGTGAGGAGGTGTTGTTCGAGCGAAGTGAGCGTCGAAAGCAGATTCGGGAGCGAAATGCGTTGAAGAGCAAATTGAGAATGCAGCTTCAGAAGGAGCGTCGAGGTATGACGGAGGCGAGTGGATACGCGTCGACGAGGCACGCGCGGGAGGCGGAGAGGTCTGGGGAGAAGAGGCAGCAGGATGCGCTGAGCGAGTTGAAGGTGTTGCGCGAGAAGAAGATGGTGAAGTCCGGCTTGAGCCGCGGTTTGACGAGGCAGGGTTCGGCGCCTGAAGGTGCTGAGGTGGAAAGAGAGGTTGTGGGGGGATGCGATGTGGGGGGTGGTCGGCGGGATACGAGGAAGGACGTGGCGGAGAAGGACGCGAAGGAGGTGGAGTTTGTGGTTCGGGACGAGACGACATATCAAGACATTTGTCGCATTACGATACGTCGCAACACGTTGTTGAAGTGGATAGGCGAGCCGTATTGGGACAGGACGGTCCGCGGGGTGCTTGTGCGCGCCTGCGTTGGTCAGAGCGCGTCTGGAGGGATCTACAGATTGGCGGAGGTGGTTGATTATCACGAACAAGAAAATTTGAAGTATGTGTTGGATGGGAAGGAATATTCGATGAAGTTGTCGTTGACGATTGGCGATGCGACGCGAGACTTTACACTGGAGTACATTTCTAATTATTTGCCCTCTGAGACGGAATACCAAGACTGGAAGAGGCTGGTCTTGAACCAGAAGCTCTTGCTTCCGACGAAGGAAAGTATGAAGCGCATTTACGCGAACATTGAGGCAGCTCGGAACTACGTGCATACGTGTGAGGACGTTGATCGCAAGGTCGCCGAGAACAATGCCAAGCTTAGACGTGAGGGCCGAAATTTAGCCGTTTATTCGCCGATTTTGCGCAAGAATACGCTGTTGATGCTCAAGTGTGCCCAGGCGCGCCAGGACCACGCCAACATTGCTCGTCTCGAGGCGGAACTGCGCGAACTCGACGAATTGAGGGCGGCTGAACAAAAGAGGAGTGTGATCGCCACCGCCAACGCTCAGGTTATCCTGTCAATCAATCAGAAAAACCGCGGGAAGAACACGGCCATCAGGCGCTCCTACGTCCCCGAATCGACAGTTTTGGAGACCGAGCTGAACCCCTTTGCTCGTCGGCCCACCTACAGCTCGGTGTTCATAGCCAGACAGACCAAGCCGCTGATCGAAACGAAGGAAAATGCAACCGGCGGCAACGCCGAGGAAGAAGTCTTGCCTGAGGCGGCTTCGCCGACTTCACCGCCTCAGCAACCGCTCGAAGACGACTGGAGGTCGTCGGTCGACGTCGATCTGAAACTGGACCTAGACAGCCAGCAACTCGCACCTGTCAACACCCTGGTTGCCAGCACCTCTTTTTCAGAAGAGAAGCCCGCCGACTCGAGTCCCGCTGCCGCCAAGCAGTCGTACGGAACGGCAGAGGAAGTCCTGCGCGTCGAGGCGCAGATCCCCGCACCGAGACCCGTGCCGGGTCGAGTTGTCTCTCTGACGGACTACCTGAGACAAAAAAAACAGACCTGA
- the LOC126326048 gene encoding RNA polymerase-associated protein RTF1 homolog isoform X1 → MEVHKRYKNHALDEDYKPEFKKRKRGQWQRETDVVCDEEEEDSVEEGSDVVSSSLESVVDGSEISDDEQDSYDSDLYIDERDREELARLPESQREEVLFERSERRKQIRERNALKSKLRMQLQKERRGMTEASGYASTRHAREAERSGEKRQQDALSELKVLREKKMVKSGLSRGLTRQGSAPEGAEVEREVVGGCDVGGGRRDTRKDVAEKDAKEVEFVVRDETTYQDICRITIRRNTLLKWIGEPYWDRTVRGVLVRACVGQSASGGIYRLAEVVDYHEQENLKYVLDGKEYSMKLSLTIGDATRDFTLEYISNYLPSETEYQDWKRLVLNQKLLLPTKESMKRIYANIEAARNYVHTCEDVDRKVAENNAKLRREGRNLAVYSPILRKNTLLMLKCAQARQDHANIARLEAELRELDELRAAEQKRSVIATANAQVILSINQKNRGKNTAIRRSYVPESTVLETELNPFARRPTYSSVFIARQTKPLIETKENATGGNAEEEVLPEAASPTSPPQQPLEDDWRSSVDVDLKLDLDSQQLAPVNTLVASTSFSEEKPADSSPAAAKQSYGTAEEVLRVEAQIPAPRPVPGRVVSLTDYLRQKKQT, encoded by the exons ATGGAAGTACATAAA AGGTACAAGAACCATGCCTTGGACGAGGATTACAAGCCGGAGTTCAAGAAAAGAAAGCGGGGGCAATGGCAGAGGGAGACAGA CGTCGTTTGCGACGAGGAGGAAGAGGATAGTGTGGAGGAGGGGTCCGATGTGGTGTCGTCTTCGCTGGAGAGTGTGGTGGATGGGAGCGAGATTTCGGACGACGAGCAGGACTCGTACGACAGCGATTTATACATTGACGAGAGGGATCGGGAGGAGCTGGCGAGGCTTCCGGAGTCTCAGCGTGAGGAGGTGTTGTTCGAGCGAAGTGAGCGTCGAAAGCAGATTCGGGAGCGAAATGCGTTGAAGAGCAAATTGAGAATGCAGCTTCAGAAGGAGCGTCGAGGTATGACGGAGGCGAGTGGATACGCGTCGACGAGGCACGCGCGGGAGGCGGAGAGGTCTGGGGAGAAGAGGCAGCAGGATGCGCTGAGCGAGTTGAAGGTGTTGCGCGAGAAGAAGATGGTGAAGTCCGGCTTGAGCCGCGGTTTGACGAGGCAGGGTTCGGCGCCTGAAGGTGCTGAGGTGGAAAGAGAGGTTGTGGGGGGATGCGATGTGGGGGGTGGTCGGCGGGATACGAGGAAGGACGTGGCGGAGAAGGACGCGAAGGAGGTGGAGTTTGTGGTTCGGGACGAGACGACATATCAAGACATTTGTCGCATTACGATACGTCGCAACACGTTGTTGAAGTGGATAGGCGAGCCGTATTGGGACAGGACGGTCCGCGGGGTGCTTGTGCGCGCCTGCGTTGGTCAGAGCGCGTCTGGAGGGATCTACAGATTGGCGGAGGTGGTTGATTATCACGAACAAGAAAATTTGAAGTATGTGTTGGATGGGAAGGAATATTCGATGAAGTTGTCGTTGACGATTGGCGATGCGACGCGAGACTTTACACTGGAGTACATTTCTAATTATTTGCCCTCTGAGACGGAATACCAAGACTGGAAGAGGCTGGTCTTGAACCAGAAGCTCTTGCTTCCGACGAAGGAAAGTATGAAGCGCATTTACGCGAACATTGAGGCAGCTCGGAACTACGTGCATACGTGTGAGGACGTTGATCGCAAGGTCGCCGAGAACAATGCCAAGCTTAGACGTGAGGGCCGAAATTTAGCCGTTTATTCGCCGATTTTGCGCAAGAATACGCTGTTGATGCTCAAGTGTGCCCAGGCGCGCCAGGACCACGCCAACATTGCTCGTCTCGAGGCGGAACTGCGCGAACTCGACGAATTGAGGGCGGCTGAACAAAAGAGGAGTGTGATCGCCACCGCCAACGCTCAGGTTATCCTGTCAATCAATCAGAAAAACCGCGGGAAGAACACGGCCATCAGGCGCTCCTACGTCCCCGAATCGACAGTTTTGGAGACCGAGCTGAACCCCTTTGCTCGTCGGCCCACCTACAGCTCGGTGTTCATAGCCAGACAGACCAAGCCGCTGATCGAAACGAAGGAAAATGCAACCGGCGGCAACGCCGAGGAAGAAGTCTTGCCTGAGGCGGCTTCGCCGACTTCACCGCCTCAGCAACCGCTCGAAGACGACTGGAGGTCGTCGGTCGACGTCGATCTGAAACTGGACCTAGACAGCCAGCAACTCGCACCTGTCAACACCCTGGTTGCCAGCACCTCTTTTTCAGAAGAGAAGCCCGCCGACTCGAGTCCCGCTGCCGCCAAGCAGTCGTACGGAACGGCAGAGGAAGTCCTGCGCGTCGAGGCGCAGATCCCCGCACCGAGACCCGTGCCGGGTCGAGTTGTCTCTCTGACGGACTACCTGAGACAAAAAAAACAGACCTGA
- the LOC126326048 gene encoding RNA polymerase-associated protein RTF1 homolog isoform X3, whose protein sequence is MPWTRITSRSSRKESGGNGRGRQSTVVCDEEEEDSVEEGSDVVSSSLESVVDGSEISDDEQDSYDSDLYIDERDREELARLPESQREEVLFERSERRKQIRERNALKSKLRMQLQKERRGMTEASGYASTRHAREAERSGEKRQQDALSELKVLREKKMVKSGLSRGLTRQGSAPEGAEVEREVVGGCDVGGGRRDTRKDVAEKDAKEVEFVVRDETTYQDICRITIRRNTLLKWIGEPYWDRTVRGVLVRACVGQSASGGIYRLAEVVDYHEQENLKYVLDGKEYSMKLSLTIGDATRDFTLEYISNYLPSETEYQDWKRLVLNQKLLLPTKESMKRIYANIEAARNYVHTCEDVDRKVAENNAKLRREGRNLAVYSPILRKNTLLMLKCAQARQDHANIARLEAELRELDELRAAEQKRSVIATANAQVILSINQKNRGKNTAIRRSYVPESTVLETELNPFARRPTYSSVFIARQTKPLIETKENATGGNAEEEVLPEAASPTSPPQQPLEDDWRSSVDVDLKLDLDSQQLAPVNTLVASTSFSEEKPADSSPAAAKQSYGTAEEVLRVEAQIPAPRPVPGRVVSLTDYLRQKKQT, encoded by the exons ATGCCTTGGACGAGGATTACAAGCCGGAGTTCAAGAAAAGAAAGCGGGGGCAATGGCAGAGGGAGACAGAGTAC CGTCGTTTGCGACGAGGAGGAAGAGGATAGTGTGGAGGAGGGGTCCGATGTGGTGTCGTCTTCGCTGGAGAGTGTGGTGGATGGGAGCGAGATTTCGGACGACGAGCAGGACTCGTACGACAGCGATTTATACATTGACGAGAGGGATCGGGAGGAGCTGGCGAGGCTTCCGGAGTCTCAGCGTGAGGAGGTGTTGTTCGAGCGAAGTGAGCGTCGAAAGCAGATTCGGGAGCGAAATGCGTTGAAGAGCAAATTGAGAATGCAGCTTCAGAAGGAGCGTCGAGGTATGACGGAGGCGAGTGGATACGCGTCGACGAGGCACGCGCGGGAGGCGGAGAGGTCTGGGGAGAAGAGGCAGCAGGATGCGCTGAGCGAGTTGAAGGTGTTGCGCGAGAAGAAGATGGTGAAGTCCGGCTTGAGCCGCGGTTTGACGAGGCAGGGTTCGGCGCCTGAAGGTGCTGAGGTGGAAAGAGAGGTTGTGGGGGGATGCGATGTGGGGGGTGGTCGGCGGGATACGAGGAAGGACGTGGCGGAGAAGGACGCGAAGGAGGTGGAGTTTGTGGTTCGGGACGAGACGACATATCAAGACATTTGTCGCATTACGATACGTCGCAACACGTTGTTGAAGTGGATAGGCGAGCCGTATTGGGACAGGACGGTCCGCGGGGTGCTTGTGCGCGCCTGCGTTGGTCAGAGCGCGTCTGGAGGGATCTACAGATTGGCGGAGGTGGTTGATTATCACGAACAAGAAAATTTGAAGTATGTGTTGGATGGGAAGGAATATTCGATGAAGTTGTCGTTGACGATTGGCGATGCGACGCGAGACTTTACACTGGAGTACATTTCTAATTATTTGCCCTCTGAGACGGAATACCAAGACTGGAAGAGGCTGGTCTTGAACCAGAAGCTCTTGCTTCCGACGAAGGAAAGTATGAAGCGCATTTACGCGAACATTGAGGCAGCTCGGAACTACGTGCATACGTGTGAGGACGTTGATCGCAAGGTCGCCGAGAACAATGCCAAGCTTAGACGTGAGGGCCGAAATTTAGCCGTTTATTCGCCGATTTTGCGCAAGAATACGCTGTTGATGCTCAAGTGTGCCCAGGCGCGCCAGGACCACGCCAACATTGCTCGTCTCGAGGCGGAACTGCGCGAACTCGACGAATTGAGGGCGGCTGAACAAAAGAGGAGTGTGATCGCCACCGCCAACGCTCAGGTTATCCTGTCAATCAATCAGAAAAACCGCGGGAAGAACACGGCCATCAGGCGCTCCTACGTCCCCGAATCGACAGTTTTGGAGACCGAGCTGAACCCCTTTGCTCGTCGGCCCACCTACAGCTCGGTGTTCATAGCCAGACAGACCAAGCCGCTGATCGAAACGAAGGAAAATGCAACCGGCGGCAACGCCGAGGAAGAAGTCTTGCCTGAGGCGGCTTCGCCGACTTCACCGCCTCAGCAACCGCTCGAAGACGACTGGAGGTCGTCGGTCGACGTCGATCTGAAACTGGACCTAGACAGCCAGCAACTCGCACCTGTCAACACCCTGGTTGCCAGCACCTCTTTTTCAGAAGAGAAGCCCGCCGACTCGAGTCCCGCTGCCGCCAAGCAGTCGTACGGAACGGCAGAGGAAGTCCTGCGCGTCGAGGCGCAGATCCCCGCACCGAGACCCGTGCCGGGTCGAGTTGTCTCTCTGACGGACTACCTGAGACAAAAAAAACAGACCTGA
- the LOC126326038 gene encoding uncharacterized protein LOC126326038, with protein sequence MFSNYGNLPYMVIDSITTEIEPYSKDPTALSRGLAYSSLFLFTSSAWMWSFGPYYMSRGSRSVPVQSLDEITSNNNSFVRSRSSSSCSEAFLPDVSKNCAASDSFSVSARQTLNSSPALQQVVVPLEQLHIPVQKDEEPSSSTSSCNFETLDGTYLCQTPLQASPICPGSDDQFLQQPPNTFSKFKEKICHFFRSTFQLLRKLVSPSTISCILAISIVLINPVHRALFHDVPSMISNPSRPALQPTSIPTPDGDSAPPPLKFIADVIEILGDASIPLSLTILGSSLYQTLKPSSTSTSYSVSPSAAQLTHRLSPRAIIAIAVAAKLLFMPIFAFSVAYLLSLVGLSIRDSLVFLVLTIEGSSPSAINLIVLIQITNSQDVMQTISFIIFFQYLFAMITMPLVVLTSVSIFG encoded by the coding sequence ATGTTCAGCAACTATGGCAACCTCCCGTACATGGTCATCGACTCGATCACCACCGAGATCGAGCCCTACTCTAAGGACCCCACCGCGCTCAGTCGCGGACTCGCCTACTCTTCGCTCTTCCTCTTCACCTCCAGCGCCTGGATGTGGTCGTTTGGACCTTATTACATGAGTCGCGGGTCTCGCTCTGTGCCCGTTCAGTCTCTTGACGAGATCACCTCCAATAACAATTCCTTCGTTCGTTCCCGATCTTCTAGCTCCTGCTCGGAAGCGTTTCTCCCAGACGTCAGCAAAAACTGCGCCGCTTCGGACAGCTTCTCTGTGTCCGCTCGTCAGACCCTGAACTCCTCTCCAGCTTTGCAACAGGTCGTCGTTCCTCTGGAGCAGCTGCACATTCCCGTCCAAAAGGACGAAGAGCCCTCTTCCTCCACTTCCTCGTGCAACTTCGAGACACTCGACGGCACCTACCTCTGCCAAACGCCCCTCCAGGCGTCTCCTATCTGCCCCGGCAGCGACGATCAATTCTTACAACAACCGCCCAATACTTTCTCTAAATTTAAGGAAAAAATTTGTCACTTTTTTCGCTCTACTTTTCAACTTTTACGCAAGCTCGTCAGTCCCAGCACCATCTCTTGCATCCTGGCCATCTCCATCGTCTTGATCAACCCTGTGCATCGCGCCCTGTTCCACGACGTCCCCTCCATGATCTCGAACCCCTCTCGTCCGGCCCTCCAGCCCACCTCTATTCCCACCCCCGACGGGGACTCTGCTCCTCCTCCCCTCAAATTCATCGCGGACGTCATCGAAATACTCGGCGACGCCTCTATCCCCCTCTCGCTCACCATCCTCGGCTCCAGCCTGTACCAAACGCTCAAGCCCAGCTCTACCTCCACTTCCTACAGCGTCTCTCCGTCCGCCGCCCAACTCACCCACCGACTCTCTCCGCGCGCCATCATCGCCATCGCCGTCGCCGCCAAACTGCTGTTCATGCCCATCTTCGCCTTCAGCGTAGCCTACTTGCTGTCGCTGGTCGGCCTCTCGATTCGAGACTCTCTCGTCTTCCTGGTCCTCACCATCGAGGGATCTTCGCCCTCCGCCATCAACCTCATCGTCCTCATCCAAATCACGAACTCCCAAGACGTCATGCAAACCATATCCTTCATCATCTTCTTCCAGTATCTCTTCGCCATGATCACCATGCCGCTCGTCGTCCTCACCTCCGTCAGCATCTTCGGCTAA
- the LOC126326052 gene encoding ATP-dependent (S)-NAD(P)H-hydrate dehydratase-like, translated as MSSQLSQEFLSSQFRACVPRLSGKYHKGQFGRIAVVGGSLEYSGAPHFAATAGARAGADVAYIVCCKSAATSIKSFNPESIVLPFLMTSEEAKESFGLKFGQELEHDQVAAAHREVCKNVDNWMKSFHSLVVGPGLGRDALVQACARDVIQKARQANIPVVIDGDGIVAIESSLETIKNYRRVILTPNAVEYIRLCKAVLGIEVDKNGLPKACENDEDRRKKDSSRHSEGGGSGGARCDGGDSKSEEEIISDTVKRLAKALGHVTILKKGSVDTISDGFLVVQCTESGGLRRWGGQGDILSGIAATFMGWNCGAISTYGLVEKVKEQEGHPKLASKSVLAAWGAATLTRSCARRAFSEYHRGGSLGMVLEQVGSSFYDLFEHQTSNISEFETPYSDEYV; from the exons ATGAGTTCTCAGCTGTCACAGGAGTTTTTGTCGTCCCAGTTTCGGGCGTGTGTGCCTAGACTTTCTGGGAAATATCACAAGG GCCAATTTGGAAGAATCGCGGTGGTGGGAGGAAGCTTAGAGTACTCGGGGGCGCCGCACTTCGCAGCAACGGCTGGAGCGAGAGCG GGAGCAGACGTTGCGTACATTGTGTGCTGCAAGAGCGCGGCAACTTCGATCAAGTCCTTCAATCCAGAGAGCATTGTGTTGCCTTTTCTGATGACGAGCGAGGAGGCCAAGGAGAGCTTCGGACTGAAGTTTGGTCAGGAGCTCGAGCACGACCAGGTGGCGGCGGCGCACAGGGAGGTTTGCAAGAACGTGGACAACTGGATGAAATCGTTTCACTCTCTGGTGGTGGGGCCGGGGTTAGGGAGGGACGCACTGGTACAGGCGTGCGCGAGGGACGTGATTCAGAAGGCGCGCCAAGCGAACATTCCGGTGGTGATAGACGGCGATGGGATTGTGGCGATCGAGTCGAGCTTGGAGACGATTAAGAACTATCGCCGGGTGATCTTGACGCCGAACGCAGTGGAGTACATCCGCTTGTGCAAGGCGGTGCTGGGGATAGAGGTGGACAAAAACGGCCTTCCGAAGGCGTGCGAGAACGACGAGGATAGGCGGAAGAAGGATTCTAGTAGGCATTCAGAAGGGGGGGGGAGCGGAGGTGCGCGATGTGACGGCGGCGACTCGAAGAGCGAGGAGGAGATCATATCGGACACGGTGAAGAGGCTAGCGAAAGCGTTGGGCCACGTCACAATTCTGAAGAAGGGCTCGGTGGACACGATATCAGACGGGTTTCTGGTCGTTCAGTGCACAGAGAGCGGCGGGTTGAGGCGATGGGGGGGACAGGGAGACATTTTGTCGGGGATAGCTGCGACTTTCATGGGGTGGAACTGTGGCGCCATTTCCACATATGGGTTGGTGGAGAAGGTGAAGGAGCAGGAGGGACATCCGAAGTTGGCATCAAAGTCTGTGTTGGCGGCGTGGGGGGCGGCGACTCTGACGAGGTCGTGCGCGAGGAGGGCGTTTTCTGAGTACCACAGAGGGGGGTCTTTAGGGATGGTGCTGGAACAGGTTGGTTCGTCGTTCTACGATTTGTTCGAGCACCAGACGAGCAACATATCCGAGTTCGAAACACCTTATTCCGACGAGTATGTGTaa